A part of Acropora palmata chromosome 6, jaAcrPala1.3, whole genome shotgun sequence genomic DNA contains:
- the LOC141884804 gene encoding rhamnosyl O-methyltransferase-like, with amino-acid sequence MSLETMLNSSHGKFLTTWRGVPLMKDCFDLIITQQLLWDLKPQTVIELGAYKGGSALWTADIVKAYRFKSRIISVDINLSMLCPLARECPDVTYIEGDVNEIEKCLPEELLKELPHPWFINEDVHVNVVGLLEYLDKFTEPGDYLLVEDTNPIKPTYIGQGLVKELRYDPLGNEKLEQVKMFMKDRSDRYLVDQYYNDFFGYNVTYNSNGYLKRV; translated from the exons ATGTCTCTCGAGACAATGTTGAACTCATCTCACG GGAAATTTCTGACAACTTGGCGTGGAGTGCCCTTGATGAAAGACTGTTTTGACCTGATAATCACTCAGCAGCTTCTTTGGGACCTTAAACCTCAGACAGTGATTGAACTTGGCGCTTACAAAGGAGGCTCAGCATTATGGACAGCGGATATTGTGAAAGCGTATCGATTCAAGTCTCGAATTATTTCTGTGGACATCAACCTGTCCATGCTGTGCCCATTGGCCAGAGAATGTCCGGATGTGACTTACATCGAAGGAGATGTGAATGAAATTGAGAAATGCCTTCCCGAGGAGCTACTCAAG GAACTCCCACATCCATGGTTTATTAACGAAGATGTACATGTTAACGTGGTTGGTTTGTTGGAGTACCTTGACAAGTTCACAGAACCAGGGGATTACCTTCTCGTTGAGGACACTAATCCCATTAAGCCAACATACATAGGACAGGGCCTTGTCAAGGAGCTTCGTTACGATCCGCTAGGAAATGAAAAGCTTGAGCAGGTGAAGATGTTCATGAAGGATCGATCTGATCGCTACCTTGTTGACCAATACTACAATGATTTCTTTGG ATACAACGTGACGTATAACAGCAATGGCTACCTCAAGCGTGTCTAA